DNA from Bubalus bubalis isolate 160015118507 breed Murrah chromosome 7, NDDB_SH_1, whole genome shotgun sequence:
TGTACTGGCTAAGGCAGCAGTATTTCCAAAGGTATAAAACACTGCAAAAATCTTTATGCCTCCAGGGAGACACAGCAATCCAGTTCCAAGGATGCAGAAGAAGACGCCACTGACGAAGGatatagcaaaccacttcagcctGGTGTTGAAACTAAGGGATGAGGCATCAAGGACCTGCAGGGTCAGGCCCTGTTCCTCCTTGTCCTGGCGGGGTAAAAAAACTAAGGTATCTAAAACGGCTTAGAGATTTCTAGCTTTGATGACACACTAGATGTTATTATCACAAGCACACAGGAGAAGCTAATAAGGCTGGAAAAGGAGCCGTAATAATCAAGTTAGTTTTGTATTTATTGATCATTTATcccttttaacatttttcatgaCTTCTAGCTTATGAGAAATGAGAATATATCACCTACTAAAAAATTAAGCTAggattttttttgaatttttttcgcAGATAgaagttaagaaaaagaatacaatgaTACTAATAAATTTCTAGATGCAAGATAAAAGTGAGACACAAGTTTAAACAGCAGACCTTAAGTTTCTGCTTCTATAGTAAGCAAGGAACAGAAAAGTGAGGGGCAACCAGGAGGTTGGGAGCTAGAAGAAAATGAACTCTGAAAAAGGAGTTGTGGCGAATGGAAGAGGGagcattaaaaatatacaaagaaaatacacTACTCATGACTAAGATTTctacatgtaaaaagaaaaaaagacacagagttCCTGTTCAGTAAAATGCATACCATTGAGAACTGTGTCATCTCGTGGtaaaaggaaatgtaaatatcACCTTTTAAGATAATTTACTTAGGCATAAAGTAACATGAAGAAATGCCAAACTGGATCAAACCCTGCCCCggcccccacaacacacacacataaacagaaACTATATTCTTTGTCCCTGGGGTATTACCAGAACCTAGCACAATGTTTGGCACAGGCCGACGCTCAAAAACTACTCAACAAATCCACTAGCTCTGGCCTTAACGTAAATTTGAAAAGGAGCTCTGCTTCAGACGAAATCAAAACAACTGAACCTGTCGTATGGTTCTGCAGGCTACTTTCAATACGGGAAGGGAGCGTCAGATTCAATCAAGAGAACAAGAGTGCCCCTGACCGAGATCATAAAGGCTACGTTCCCTGCACCCTCCGCCTCTCAAAATCTCGGATCCGGCCTGGGGATGTGGGGAAACGACTGGGGACGTGGTTGGGCAGGCCGGGGAGGGGGCCGCAAATCCTTCATTCGTCCAACTCCCCACGTTTCCCCCCCGTAAATGTGTCGCCGAGGAGTGCCCTGACTGGTCACCTACCCTCGTCCGCGTCGTACATCTTGGTAAACGAATCCCGAGCCCCTCAATCTAGAAATCACACACAGAGAGGCGCGTAGCTGCCAACGACCACCGCAAAGTGAGGCGAAGTAGTTTCCGTCTCCGGCGTACCCAGAATACTCTGCGTCCCACACGAAGCCCCGCCCATAAAGGCTCCAATTAAGGTCTGCGCCTGCGCGAAGggcaagggggggggggggggaaacgtGATTTAAGGGTTAGTATTGCACATGCGCGGTTTGTGGATTGAGGTTTCCTTTTCTTGAGTGGGAGGACCGCTGCTTACAGTCTGCGAGTTGGCTCCTGCCAATGAAGCTTTGTTTTCTAGTGTTGTTGCACAAATAAtggcaccaaaaaaagaaagaaagaagatttaataataaaaggTTTAATTGTCGCCGTGCtctatttttttcagttccaAAGATTTAAAAACACGAAGCTTTTAAGAAGGATTTGTGTACAACTATgcgtcatattttttaaatgtttaagaaatgTGATTTTAATGCTATTGCACGAATAATGATACCCGAAAAAAGCCAAGAAGATGTATTAATAAAAGGTTTTAATTGTGGCTGTAAGTCTGCGACATTCgatttttaattttccagttcAAAAGACAAACACGTAGCTCCTAACAATGTGACTTCTTAACAGCAGGTGGTGCCACGGACAGCGCGTTAAACAAGCCTGAAAGTTGATACACCCTCACTAACTAGCCTATTCGACCGATCTACGCTAATCTAAGTCCCGGGTATCGCTTTAAGTAGGTTTCTGGGCCACAGAGCCTTTATCGCGAGAACTCACGAGATTAGACATGGAAGGAGGAGCTTCGGTGCAACGCTGACGAATGACGGCTCTCAGGTACTCCCGGCCTGTCTCTGCTGTTTTACGCCCATCTGGGGCCACAGTGCACGTGCGAAAAGGTGGCTCCGCCCCTTTGCCCTCGCCTGCATTTCTCATGCTGCCCGCGCGCCTAGCTCGCAGGCTTCTCTGCGGCTTCTTGCGGGGACCCGCTCCCACTGTAACGCGTAACGGCGTCCGGGAGACGCTCCTCGAGAAGAGATGCGCTACCGATTACTCCTCCCGACACTCAGCGGGCCTGGGACGTGGCCTTCCTCGTGGCGCGACGGCGACTGGGGGTAACCCAGGAGAGGCTGACCTGGAGGAGAGTTTTCTGTTCCCTGAGTACGTCCTGGATTCGGAGTCCGAAGCAACCCTCCAGGACCAGCTGCGGGAGCTACAGCAgcggcaggaagaggaggagagacgGATAGAGCAGCAGCGAGAGGAAAGGCGGCAGCAGAAGTTAGGCGCCGGCCGGCGGGTACACCAAGTGGTGGGGCACCCGGACCCGACGGTGCCGCCCAGCGGCCAGAACTGTTCTGGCTGCGGTGCGGAGCTGCACTGCCAGGACCCCGGCGTTCCCGGCTACCTGCCCAGCGAGAAGTTTAACAGCGCGGTGGCGGAGGAAGGGGGGCTGGAGCGGACTGTATGCCAGCGCTGCTGGCTGCTAGTGCATCACCGACGCGCGCTGCGCCTTCAGGTGAGCCAGGGACAGTTCCTGGAGCTGGTGAGCGCCGCGCTGCGGCGGCCCGAGCCAGCTCTTGTACTGTACATGGTGGACCTACTGGATCTGCCCGACACCTTGCTGCCCCACCTGCCCGCCCTGGTAGGCCCCAAGCAACTGATCGTGCTGGGAAACAAGGTGGACCTGCTGCCCCAAGACACTCCCAACTACCGGCAGCGGCTCCGGGAGCGACTGTGGGACGAATGTATCGGCGCCGGGCTCCTGCCGCCCCGCGGCTACCGAAGAGCTCAACGTTCCAGTGGGGACCGGCCACGGGGCTGGGAGGACAATGCGAATCTTCCGTCGAAGTCCAGCACGGTGCTCAGAGACGTGCGGCTCATCAGCGCCAAGACTGGCTATGGAGTTGAGGAGTTGATCTCCGCGCTCCAGCGCTCCTGGCGCTACCGGGGCGACGTCTACCTGGTTGGCTCAACCAACGCTGGCAAGTCCACTCTTTTCAATACGCTTCTGGAGTCCGATTATTGCATCGCCAAGGGCGCTGAAGCTATCGACAGGGCCACCATCTCTCCTTGGCCTGGTGAGCGTCCCCTTCGTTTTCTGAAAAGCTGGTAGTCTGATCGTGATTCACTCTCCTAGTCATGTATTCTTGCTTAATGTCCATCAGGGGCTGGTGGGAGGCTtccctttaaaaattatctaccTACTTTGTTCACATTTCTCTTCGGTGGCAGCTTAGTGCTTGCAAATTCAGTATATGTTGTAGTAACTTttcaatagaaatagaaatactcAATGGAGTATTCCTATGTTCAAGCCACCGTTCCAAGCACTGCAGGTGGCCCAAAGGACAAAGCAATGTTTGCTCTCTTGAAGGTTTCCCTTGTAGCTTTAAGTCGTTTGTAAGTTTCTCCAAAAAGTCCTTTGATTTTTGTGGCgaaaagcctccttccatccctcaGTCTTACTCTTCATATCTTGAGTTTACTCATGAGAATTCTATAGGTTTAACTTATGAATAATTCACTGATGCAATATGATGTGTGGCTTCGCTGAAAATAAGTcaacttttattttcagtcaAGAAACATCTTAAGTAATTACAGAATGAAGCCTTCTGTGACCTGTTTTTATGTAACAGTTGGCAAAATGAACTACTACATTTGTTCCTTTGAAACCAGTGTTTAACTTTGCTTGGTAAACTATATTCTCTGTCCTGGACTTTGGGAGACTTATATACAGAAATGCTTTTATACCTGTTAGTAGTATGCAGAAGATGGAAAGAGATCAGGCCTATAGATTTGGCATTTAGATCCTAGTTGAGCCTGTGAGCCAGTCTTTGAGCCTATTACCTTATCTGTAAAGTAAGAATAATTTTGTAGAGGGTTGTCATGAAAGTTAAGAGAAATAATCACAGTACTCAAGATGGTACAGGTCCTCTTAaatgttttattccattttcctgtacaatgtttatAACAGTGTATGTATTTGGTATTTCAGGTACTACATTAAACCTTCTGAAGTTTCCTATTTGTAACCCAACTCCTTACAGAATGTTTCAAAGGCAAAAAAGGCTTAAAAGAGATGcaactgaagcagaagaagatCTTAGTcaacaagaacaaaataaactGAATCTCTTAAAAAAGCATGGTTATTTAGTAGGTAAGTGTCTTCTATAGGAAAACTAGTGTAACTCTATGCTAAAATTTTTTGTTGAGCATCTTGAAATACAGCTCTCTAAGACTAGCCAGTTTTTTATGGGAAGAGACATTCCCTCTTTTTAGAACATAGAGACCTTTTAGAGGCAAGGCTGCTGTTTGGAAGTCCAGAATTCACTGCACTGGGAAAATTGAGATGGTAGATACTTGAAGAAATCCAGGAAAGGAAATGTGAATAACTGCCTATCTGGCTATTGTTAGAAGTAGAACCGTTTGCACTAAGATGCCAGCCCCCTCCTTGCAGACCATACAAGTTGTTGAACTGTAACAGCTTTAAATTGGATTGTCCCCCTTTCCTTAGTATCTCTTTCCAACCTTAATTTACGAAAAACTGATTTCCAACACTCTTCCCCTCCACCGAATGTGCACAGCCAGCCACACGCATTTCCTCATTACAAGAGTCTGACTCTGGCTGCATTTAGAAACAGAGCAAAAGTATCACTGTAGTCTCACTTCCTTCCAAACACCAGTTAGTCTTAGTAACTTGTttgaagcaaacagaaaaattaGGAGTCAAAAGCTTTAAAGGAGTGACTACTAACTTCAATATAACTTGTTCTAGGAAGGGTTGGGAGAACATTCTCATATTCAGAAGCACAGAAGGATAAAGCTGCCTTTGAATTTGATGCCGATTCATTTGCCTTTGACATGGGAAATGAACCTGTTCTGGCTGCAGATAAATCCACCAAACGAGTAGAACTGACCCCAGAAGATGTGAAAGATGCCCACTGGTTTTATGACACCCCTggaattacaaaagaaaattgtGTATGTATTTCATATCTTTTAGAAACATTAACTTTCAAGTGCAGGAGTACTATTTTAAtcagcagaagaaaaaaagacatcctttCATTTTAGACTCAGTTCTGATTCATTCTTCAGACTGTTTCCTTGGTGAATCTATATGCCATTTGGTAGGCGTCACTTCTGACAACCTGTTTCTATCTTTGTGATTTTTACCTtagttagaaaaatatttacagaatccTATATTTTAAGGTTGGAAGAAATCATAAATGTCACTGCAGTTCAGCCACCTGTCCCATACTTGAATTCCCTCCATAACATATTCACCAAGACGTGCACTCACTTTGAACTGAAGTAAGGAGGGACTCACCCTCAGCTAAAGCAGTGCCACCTCACGTCCCAAGGTCACCCATTTGATCTTTGACCTGCTCTTTATATTGAGCTGGGCAGTCTCTCTGTACATACTTTGTACTTATTGTTCCCCAAAGGTGTATGGAATAAATGTAATGCCTCGGTCCCTCTGCCAGACattgaaatgttttaaagtataaTGTCCTTTCTTTCTTACTCTACGCTTTTCTTCTCTGTCATTAATTCATCCTACGAACATGGGGACTGTGCTGACATAATCTAGATGATTTGTCTTCATTTCCTGGAGCTATTCTGAGAATAGGCTATAAACACATGACACTTTCCAGCATGAGTTctaatttgtttttgttcttgaaAAAGTGACACAAAGTACTAAATTTCTTAAGTAGGTGCCCCCTTAGATGAACCTAATTTAGAATAGGATCAACTCATTGTTTATGTCCAATCTTTACTCCCTTAGCGATTCAGAACTTCACAGAGTAAAGAAAAAGCCAAGGAGTACAAGAATTTGTTAAGACTTAAATCAAAATCTGACTTTAAAAATttgatgaagttaaaaaaaatggctAAAAATCTTTTGCAAgcttgtttcttaaaaataaaaagaaaatttttttaaatgtaatatctaggaagatttgaaagaaaataatgtaagGGGGTGGCAAGTAGTTTTCCTCAGTATTTGTATTTGAAAAAGCACATgtaggaaagaaatattttaacactTATAGCAGAGACCCTAATACTTTCATTTCACAATAGAGTTCCTTGCTTCAGCTTAGGAAACTGGCTCCCACTACTATTGAACATTACTACTGCTATCACTTTAACTTTACCCACTCATCTTTAACTTTTAGGCTCAGTTAGGGCAatgacatggagaaggcaatggcaccccactccagtactcttgcctggaaactcccatggacggaggagcctggtaggctgcagtccatggggtcgctaagagtcggacacgactgagtgacttcactttcacttttcactttcctcattggagaaggaaatggcaacccactccagtgttcttgtctggagaatctcagggacaggggagcctggtgggctgccgtctatagggtcacacagagtcggagacaacgacttagcagcagcagggcaatgACATGACTgcagcgaattagcagcagcagcaggtcagggATAGCAATTCCTTTAGTCAGGTATGCCCTCTTGTCAATTGGTCAAAAAGGCAAGAATTTGCTAACTACTATAGCCAGCATTGAGACCCTCAAGTTTTTAGATACAAAAGTTCTCTGAGGCAGTTTGATTCTCTGTCAgtttattgatatatttatttaatgcctTGAACCAGTGTTTCCCAAACTAAAGCAAGGAACTCTGTTGTAAAATTGAAGTATGAGGGTCTTTGCTAAAAGGGTTAAAGTAATTCTCTCCTGCCAGGAGCTTTAAATGTGCTTCTCAAACACAAGTACTGAAGAAAACTACTTACCACCCCcttacatattttctttcaagTCTCCCTggatattactttttttttttattttcttcttgcttttctttaagaAACAAGTCCACAAAAAGCCATTTTTTTACTTTCTCGAATTTTTTtagtcagatttttattttagtctCACCAGAATCTTGTACTTCctggcttttcttttccattttctctagTCTACTTAGGAATCTTCATCCTCCTAAGTCACAGGATCCATacctttgtgtttttgttgttgttgtcattgtttttgcTGAGTATTTGTAGGAAATAAGGAAAGTGAATACTGGAATTTAGCAAAGATTCTTCAAGCTTTTTACCTGAGCCTAGAATAGGGTGATCACTCTCAATTAATGCATGCATAGCTGCCATGAGGACAAAACACAGCACATTACCTTACCATTACCTGAGAATTGCTGCTCCCTAGAAGCCTTGACAAGGGAACATATTTTTCTATCCTGGGATTGAATCATCAATGTGTTCAGATCACACCAAATTTGACAGAATTCAAAGGATGCTGTTGTTTCATATACCTGTATACTGCCATTACTTAAGATTAAGTTGTAAAACGAGTAGAGCCAACTATAAATTGATTCCATGAGACAGAAAGAAGCTATGAATTTTATGTGCAGCAAATTCTAGAATACATACTTTGATGTATTGTGAGGCCTAGAATATATAATCATAACTTTTTTATCTTACAGGTAAAGCACGATACAGCATATGTTCATTGaaagtaattctcaaaaaaaaTCTGCACTTTGCTTTACAGATTTTAAGTCTTctaacagaaaaagaagtaaatattgtATTGCCAACACATTCCATTATTCCAAGAACTTTTATGCTAAAACCAGGAATGGTTCTATTTTTGGGTGCCTTAGGCCGCATAGATTTTCTGAAGGTAAGAAAAGTCTGTACCAttgaaaaatgactttatttttgggattTACTTTAAGCAAGCAGATATTATCAGGACTAGCAAAATGTTGATAACTAGGTCATGACTGTTGGGGTTGATAtccttttatgtctgtgttttaaaatgtctgtaATATAAACCTGGGATAATGAAATAGTGGGAAAAAGTAATAGGTCTTAAAAAAATTGTCTTCAAAAAACAGCTCAATGTCCCATACAGCTTGACATTAAAAAGATAGTTTCCCTCTCCTGTGGTATTATTTTCTGTGGAAATCAGAGGGCATACGTTTAGGGGCAGGGTTAATATGGCATTAAATTAATTCCACACTCTATATCCGATGACACGTATActtttatacatgtatttttttggtTTGGTATTCATTTACATAGCATCATTTAGAGATTTTAGAGCATCTATAGAGCTGCTCCCCATTTTTGCCAAAGTgagcagaaaaatggaaaatgaaagatGGATATGTCCAACAACACTCAGTGCACCCTGTGGCCATTGCCTTAGCACACGTCTTGGGTTTCTGTTTGTTCATAATTTGTTGAAAATTTGGCCTTACATACTTGAAACATTACATACATTTTTAGAGACCAtacaatattaacattttaaaccaAATTTTATACAGGGACAATTAAAGCAGATggtatattcatttgtttttcataaaaataaacatttgtttaagTATCCACAAAGTGTATATAAGGTATCATAGGTTTATTTATATGGGTGTAAATGCATTGCTTCTGCCATGTTTTTCCtaccttcctctttttttttttggccacaccacatagTATGCAGGACCTTGGTTCCCCGaacagggcttgaacccaggccactgcagtggaagcacagagcgcTCAggactggactgccagagaattccccagatttttaaaattgtacctTGTAATGTGCTGGTTTTCTAAGTTTTCATTGTACAGAtaagttctttcttcctttcttaagggaaatcagtcaGCTTGGTTTACAGTTGTGGCTTCCAACTTCCTTCCTGTTCACATTACTTCCTTGGACAAGGCAGATACTATGTATCAGAAGCACGCAGGTCATACGCTACTGAAGGTGAGCCAACGTGATTTGATGGTTGAATAGTTAGGTTAATACACCCTGGTAGTCCCACAGCCCTGATAAAAAGCCTTTGTTGGACAGAACTATCTTTGTTACATCATCAGCTAGCTCTCCCTGACCTTGTTCACCTTGAGGATTTTGGCTATAAAGTGAGACGGGCTCTGATAACAAAAGGGATGTTGGATTGGACTGACCCCGCGATACTGACAGAGTTGGGTTTTCTCTGGGTGAcactgtccagtatggtagccacatgtggctatttcaataattaaaattaaataaactttaaaatttagttCTTTACTTACACTAGGCACTTTTCAACTGCCCAGTGGTCACTTCATTTCAAAAAGTTGCGCTGGATAATGTGAGTGAGGAGACGTTGGATTTTCTCACAACTGGGTGATGCTCCTGGCATGTAGTGGGTGGAGGCCAGAGATGATGCTAAACATAATgcgtgcacaggacagcccctcaCAACAGGGAATTATCTGGTCCACATGTGAGTAGTGCTGAGCTTAGAAGCCCTTGTCTGGGTAGAAAAGCTCTCCTCCCACGTTCTTAATCACAGATACTTAGAGACTATCGTACGTCTTCTCTCCTGCTTACTTGAGCCTTCCTTTGACCTGTTAAGCAGTGTGTGAAAATTTCTCTAAtctttcagaaacaaaacaaaactcaagtgTCCCGCTCCTTCCTCTTCTTTACAATCAAGCTGACTCCTGCTCTTCACCTCCCATCCTCTGCAGTCCCTGCTGTGCCCTTTTTGTGCCACTGAAATTGTTCCAAGTTCACTAGAAACTGAATGGGGCCCTATTTATAGTTCTTTAACCAGACCGGCATACAC
Protein-coding regions in this window:
- the LOC102398905 gene encoding nitric oxide-associated protein 1 isoform X1 translates to MTALRYSRPVSAVLRPSGATVHVRKGGSAPLPSPAFLMLPARLARRLLCGFLRGPAPTVTRNGVRETLLEKRCATDYSSRHSAGLGRGLPRGATATGGNPGEADLEESFLFPEYVLDSESEATLQDQLRELQQRQEEEERRIEQQREERRQQKLGAGRRVHQVVGHPDPTVPPSGQNCSGCGAELHCQDPGVPGYLPSEKFNSAVAEEGGLERTVCQRCWLLVHHRRALRLQVSQGQFLELVSAALRRPEPALVLYMVDLLDLPDTLLPHLPALVGPKQLIVLGNKVDLLPQDTPNYRQRLRERLWDECIGAGLLPPRGYRRAQRSSGDRPRGWEDNANLPSKSSTVLRDVRLISAKTGYGVEELISALQRSWRYRGDVYLVGSTNAGKSTLFNTLLESDYCIAKGAEAIDRATISPWPGTTLNLLKFPICNPTPYRMFQRQKRLKRDATEAEEDLSQQEQNKLNLLKKHGYLVGRVGRTFSYSEAQKDKAAFEFDADSFAFDMGNEPVLAADKSTKRVELTPEDVKDAHWFYDTPGITKENCILSLLTEKEVNIVLPTHSIIPRTFMLKPGMVLFLGALGRIDFLKGNQSAWFTVVASNFLPVHITSLDKADTMYQKHAGHTLLKVPVGGEERMAGFPPLVAEDITLDEGLGESEAVADIKFSSAGWVAVTPQFKDTLTLRGYTPQGTVLTVRRPLLPHIVNIKGKRIKGSVAYKTKRPPALVYNLQKKR
- the LOC102398905 gene encoding nitric oxide-associated protein 1 isoform X2; the encoded protein is MTALRYSRPVSAVLRPSGATVHVRKGGSAPLPSPAFLMLPARLARRLLCGFLRGPAPTVTRNGVRETLLEKRCATDYSSRHSAGLGRGLPRGATATGGNPGEADLEESFLFPEYVLDSESEATLQDQLRELQQRQEEEERRIEQQREERRQQKLGAGRRVHQVVGHPDPTVPPSGQNCSGCGAELHCQDPGVPGYLPSEKFNSAVAEEGGLERTVCQRCWLLVHHRRALRLQVSQGQFLELVSAALRRPEPALVLYMVDLLDLPDTLLPHLPALVGPKQLIVLGNKVDLLPQDTPNYRQRLRERLWDECIGAGLLPPRGYRRAQRSSGDRPRGWEDNANLPSKSSTVLRDVRLISAKTGYGVEELISALQRSWRYRGDVYLVGSTNAGKSTLFNTLLESDYCIAKGAEAIDRATISPWPGTTLNLLKFPICNPTPYRMFQRQKRLKRDATEAEEDLSQQEQNKLNLLKKHGYLVGRVGRTFSYSEAQKDKAAFEFDADSFAFDMGNEPVLAADKSTKRVELTPEDVKDAHWFYDTPGITKENCILSLLTEKEVNIVLPTHSIIPRTFMLKPGMVLFLGALGRIDFLKGNQSAWFTVVASNFLPVHITSLDKADTMYQKHAGHTLLKVPVGGEERMAGFPPLVAEDITLDEGLGESEAVADIKFSSAAMGRREECEEHAATVLK